In Eubalaena glacialis isolate mEubGla1 chromosome 3, mEubGla1.1.hap2.+ XY, whole genome shotgun sequence, the following are encoded in one genomic region:
- the LOC133087097 gene encoding bile acid receptor-like — MANTYVTASDGYCLAEPVQYYDILPEQINYQLYDIDFQESPYCQYSAVQFPPALQSQSLQSHLNTYSLDPQFSGGEYGLFSCELNKSTYVVAHDAEDGYPGIKRSRITHSSIRIKGQEELCVVCGDKASGYHYNALTCEGCKGFFRRSITKNAVYSCKNGGHCEMDMYMRRKCQECRLKKCKAVGMLEECLLTEIQCRSKRLRKNFKQKNNFYSNIKVEEEGVNNKLVSPTTRSGKVIQESMELTQEEHQLINNIVAAHQKYTIPLEETERFLQGYANPELIFLRLSETVVLHIQRLMDFTKRLPGFENLTSEDQTALQKGSKTEVMFLHVAQIYSQKEYLSSTSESEKGIAEEFITTLYYFCRRMSELSITNTEYALLAATTVFFSDRPCVKNKQHVENLQEPVLQILFPSIKAKIQKPSRCLHICYVSSLIIFPFAYPHTYTALPGLTHSWTHLCHDSSAFAYRPSAGNTPSRIHYLANALFTLQFSTEAVLRPRPTEAADRYLAVKPPTARHLPPGRSAGVISRFFRGSEAEVRVGSFCCPNRQQVAVRVSTEPAVSR, encoded by the exons ATGGCCAATACTTATGTCACTGCATCTGATGGGTATTGCCTTGCTGAACCAGTGCAGTACTACG ACATTTTGCCAGAACAAATCAATTATCAGCTGTATGACATTGATTTTCAAGAATCACCTTATTGCCAGTATTCTGCTGTCCAGTTTCCTCCAGCTCTACAGTCCCAATCTTTACAAAGTCATCTCAACACTTATAGTTTGGATCCACAGTTCAGTGGTGGAGAGTATGGACTTTTTTCCTGTGAATTAAATAAATCCACTTACGTGGTTGCCCACGATGCTGAAGATGGTTACCCTGGAATAAAGAGGTCCAGAATAACTCATTCTTCCATTCGTATTAAGGGACAGGAAGAACTCTGTGTAGTTTGTGGTGATAAAGCATCAGGATATCATTACAATGCACTTACTTGTGAAGGTTGCAAAG GGTTTTTTCGACGTAGCATCACCAAAAATGCAGTATATAGTTGCAAGAATGGTGGTCACTGTGAAATGGACATGTACATGCGTAGAAAATGTCAAGAGTGCAGACTAAAAAAGTGTAAGGCAGTAGGAATGCTGGAAGAAT GTTTGCTCACAGAAATCCAGTGCAGGTCAAAGAGACTTCGAAAGAACTTTAAGCAGAAGAATAATTTTTACTCTAACATcaaagtggaagaggaaggggTAAACAACAAGCTTGTGTCACCTACCACTAGATCTGGAAAAGTG ATTCAGGAGAGCATGGAACTAACTCAAGAGGAACATCAGCTCATTAACAACATTGTGGCCGCTCATCAAAAATATACAATTCCAttagaagaaacagaaagattT CTGCAGGGATATGCAAATCCTGAACTGATCTTCTTGCGACTCTCAGAGACAGTTGTCCTACATATACAGAGGTTAATGGATTTCACCAAGAGACTCCCAG GATTTGAAAATTTGACCAGTGAGGATCAGACTGCATTACAGAAGGGATCAAAAACTGAAGTGATGTTCCTTCATGTGGCCCAAATTTACAGTCAAAAAGAATATCTTTCATCAACTTCTGAAAGTGAAAAAG GTATTGCTGAAGAATTTATTACCACACTGTATTACTTCTGTAGAAGAATGAGTGAGCTTAGTATTACTAATACTGAATATGCTCTGCTTGCAGCCACAACAGTGTTTTTTTCAG ATCGTCCATGCGTTAAAAATAAGCAACATGTGGAAAATTTACAAGAACCAGTTTTACAAATTTT ATTCCCATCCATAAAGGCTAAAATCCAAAAGCCTTCGAGATGCCTTCACATCTGCTACGTCTCCAGTCTCATCATTTTCCCATTTGCGTACCCACACACCTACACCGCATTGCCTGGACTCACTCACTCTTGGACTCATCTCTGTCACGACTCCAGCGCCTTTGCCTACCGTCCCTCAGCCGGGAACACCCCTTCCCGCATTCACTATCTAGCCAACGCTCTATTCACCCTTCAGTTTTCTACGGAAGCA GTCTTGCGCCCCCGGCCAACGGAGGCCGCCGACCGTTATTTAGCCGTTAAACCACCAACCGCCCGGCACCTCCCTCCTGGCCGCTCGGCTGGAGTGATTTCCCGCTTTTTCCGAGGTTCGGAGGCAGAAGTTCGTGTTGGTTCTTTCTGCTGCCCGAATAGACAGCAGGTGGCGGTTCGCGTGAGCACCGAGCCCGCGGTTTCCCGCTAG